The genomic segment GATACCAGGACAGCCTCTTCATACAGTTATCTCTTACTATATAAAAGCAAAAGATTTATCTGGATATATAAAGACAACACCAAAGTATACATTTAGAGTAGCACCGACTCACGAATTCTACACCATTATTTGTGAGGCTTATAATACATTTATAACTACTAAGGATGAAATTGTGACCGCTAAGCCATGTACACTCAATTATAATAATTGGGATAAAGAAATAAGCTTCACTATTAAAGCAGAAAGCCCACTTGGGTGGAGTGAGGTCATAGTCCCATGGGATTTACTGCATGGAAGCCAAGCACTTGGTAGACTCACAGTAAAAGTTGATGGTGGTGTTCCAGACTCTTTAAGTATAGAAGAATTCCCATGTCACTATACCAAGCTATATTTCACTTATGAGGAAGGTGAGCATTCCGTCAATATTTGGGCACCTATACGTGTTGGAGATATATATGAAGATGGAAAGATTGATGGTCTGGATATAACTACTGCATGCAGGCTCTTTGGTAATACACCCGAATTGGCAGCGGCATTAGGGTTAAAGTGGGTTCCACGTGCTGATATAGATAAAAATAAGAAAATAGACGGAAGGGACATAACCTTTATATGTAGGTATTTTGGCGCTGGGAAATTATTAGACAATGCTATAATTCCAGAAATACCCACTCTTCTGAACTCTAAATCCAATGTGCCAAAAGGAGTAATAATGTCAGTTAAGCCCGAAACTATTTGTGCTGAGCAGGAAGGAATAGCAGTGGGTGATAGTTTTAAAGATTCAATTTGTGTGAGTGGTATAACTAATGAACACCCTCTTTATTCATATGAAGTTCTTATAACTTTTGACACTACGGTGTTAGAAGTACATCCTAATAATGTTAAAGAGGGTCCTTTCCTATCGAGCGTAGGTCCTACTACGTGGGCATGTGCTGAGGACCCTTTTGGAATTAAAAATGCGATAGCCTTTACAGCTACTTTAATAGGAGAGTCATCCGGAGCAACAGGTAGTGGAACTCTTGCCTATATCACATGGAAAGTGGTTGGTGCGCATGATTCACCAATAGAAATATCAAACCCTGATACATGGCTTTTGGATACTGGTATGGTTGCTATACCATTTGATACAGTAGATGGCTATTTTAAGTGGAGTTCTGCAGGAGTAGAGGAAGTTTCTATGGGCAAAATAAATGAGCTATTATTACAGAGCTATCCAAATCCATTTGGTCTATCAACAGTTATCAATTACCAATTGCCATCTGCTAATAGAGTATCGCTTAGGATTTATGATATTTCAGGCCGATTGATAGAAACGCTGGTTGATGAGGCTAAAAAAGCAGGGTGCTACTCTGCTACTTGGGATACAAAAGTGGTAAACAATGGCATATATTTCTGCAGATTAGAGTGTGCGGGTAAAGTACTCACACAGAAGTTAGTGTTAGTGAAGTAAAGCCAACTTATAAAGGCAGGCATTAGGAGTCCAAAGTCTCTATTGTCTGCCTTTTTTATTAAAACTCCAATAAATTTGTAGTTCTTCCATGGTATGGGGTGAAACCAATAGATTGGTTTTTATTTTTCCATAATTCAATAAAGCAGAGGGTAAACCAGGGATAGATTAGTTTAAGGTATAAATATAAAATATGAAAAATAAATTGACATTTTGTCAATATACGATATTATTGATACTAAATCCACCTCAGGTGGATTTGGAATGAGTTATGAGGACAGGTATAGTTGGGCCTGGGAGAGTGGGTACTGCATTAGGGGGAGCATTTAAGCGTGCAGGCTATGAGATTGTGGGAGTTGTGTCAAGAAATAGGAAGGATGCTACCAAATGTATGCGTATTACTCAATGCAACTATTGGTCGGATAATCCCAAAGATATTGTTAAGATTTCCGACCTCATACTTATTGCAGTCCCGGATTCCTCAATTGAAGCTATCACTCGTAAAATTAGACCTATCCTAACACCTGAAGCTATCCTTGTCCATACTTCAGGAACACTGCCAGCTAGCATTTTAGGTGCAAAGCACAGTGTCTCAATACATCCAATAGCATCATTTGCA from the bacterium genome contains:
- a CDS encoding T9SS type A sorting domain-containing protein; the protein is IPGQPLHTVISYYIKAKDLSGYIKTTPKYTFRVAPTHEFYTIICEAYNTFITTKDEIVTAKPCTLNYNNWDKEISFTIKAESPLGWSEVIVPWDLLHGSQALGRLTVKVDGGVPDSLSIEEFPCHYTKLYFTYEEGEHSVNIWAPIRVGDIYEDGKIDGLDITTACRLFGNTPELAAALGLKWVPRADIDKNKKIDGRDITFICRYFGAGKLLDNAIIPEIPTLLNSKSNVPKGVIMSVKPETICAEQEGIAVGDSFKDSICVSGITNEHPLYSYEVLITFDTTVLEVHPNNVKEGPFLSSVGPTTWACAEDPFGIKNAIAFTATLIGESSGATGSGTLAYITWKVVGAHDSPIEISNPDTWLLDTGMVAIPFDTVDGYFKWSSAGVEEVSMGKINELLLQSYPNPFGLSTVINYQLPSANRVSLRIYDISGRLIETLVDEAKKAGCYSATWDTKVVNNGIYFCRLECAGKVLTQKLVLVK